A single window of Nicotiana sylvestris chromosome 3, ASM39365v2, whole genome shotgun sequence DNA harbors:
- the LOC104226431 gene encoding clathrin light chain 2-like gives MSNGELRAGSTQPFDDGYLGYDPRLSSQRFDSFSNFAESESVNDPAADDSPIFTSNPIADNSYEQPIHVPYEFSSFSSEVDGAILPPPEQGSALREWRSLNDIRLEEKEKREKEVLSQISDEADEFKVDFYRKREITVETNKATNREKEKLFVASHEKFHAEAAGNYWKSIGELIPYEVPTIEKKKGKKDDEKKPSIVVINGPKPGKATDLSRMRQILLKLKHNTPPHLKPSPPAGPSTKADSASAPVATAVASSSEPVAVA, from the exons ATGTCCAACGGCGAGTTGCGGGCCGGTTCCACTCAGCCGTTCGACGACGGTTACCTCGGATACGATCCTCGTCTCTCTTCCCAGAGATTTGACTCCTTCTCCAACTTCGCTGAGTCCGAGTCCGTCAATGACCCCGCCGCCGACGATTCGCCCATCTTTACTTCGAACCCGATTGCCGATAATTCCTATGAACAGCCGATCCACGTACCGTATGAATTCTCCTCTTTCTCTTCTGAAGTGGATGGAGCAATTCTGCCGCCACCGGAACAAGGTTCCGCTCTTAGAGAGTGGAGAAG CCTTAATGACATTCGACTGGAGGAGAAGGAAAAGAGGGAGAAAGAGGTGTTGAGCCAAATCTCTGATGAAGCAGATGAGTTCAAAGTTGACTTTTACAGGAAGAGGGAGATCACAGTGGAAACGAACAAAGCCACTAACCGGGAGAAGGAGAAA TTATTCGTAGCCAGTCATGAGAAGTTCCATGCTGAAGCTGCTGGAAATTATTGGAAATCAATCGGGGAGCTGATTCCTTATGAAGTaccaacaattgaaaagaagaaagggaaaaaggatGATGAGAAGAAACCATCGATCGTTGTGATTAATGGGCCAAAGCCTGGGAAAGCCACTGATTTATCAAGAATGAGGCAGATACTATTGAAGCTTAAGCATAATACGCCTCCCCACCTCAAGCCTTCTCCACCAGCAGGCCCTTCTACAAAAGCTGATTCTGCATCAGCTCCAGTTGCCACCGCAGTAGCTTCCTCCTCTGAGCCTGTTGCTGTTGCTTGA
- the LOC104226432 gene encoding flocculation protein FLO11-like yields the protein MNRSFRAEESALRHRQQQQMGSLRSSGMKEKDEELTLFLEMRRREKDLLLQNSDEFDAPLGATRGSSPIFDIGELPVRKTGADDFLNADNDKNDYDWLLTPPGTPLFPSLEMESQKTVMSQLGTPKARPTALKSRLANPQAEPTSRSNLSSRQPASSPVLNNSSSGLRRPSSSGGSRPSTPTGRPTLSTTSKSTLTSGSRPSSTAASRPTTSITTSKTMSTTTASRQSRSATPTPRATLTSAKATAPPRSSTPTARSSARSSTPTTRASIPGSKSASRTATPTRRPPSMTSTTNTNAPLVRSSSASSAKSATGSARNPSASRPSSPTIKPRPWKPSDMPGFSLDAPPNLRTSLSDRPISATRGRPGAPSVRSSSIETASNGRIRRQSCSPSRGRPPNGVTHSSGSSVPIPAMSRLHAKANDNVSPVMVGSKMVERVVNMRKLAPPKQDDKQSPRSNLSTKSSSPDSSGFGRTFSKKSLDMAIRHMDIRRSIPGNLRPLMTNIPASSMYSVRSGPNRSRTVSVSDSPLATSSNASSEASFNNNALCVDGIEADDDINSDKGARSPPSLHGR from the exons atgaatAGAAGTTTTAGGGCAGAAGAGTCAGCGTTGAGGCatagacaacaacaacaaatggGGAGTCTGAGGAGCTCGGGAATGAAGGAGAAGGACGAGGAGCTAACATTGTTTCTGGAAATGCGAAGAAGGGAAAAAgatcttcttcttcagaactctGATGAATTTGATGCTCCCCTTG GTGCAACAAGAGGTAGTTCTCCTATTTTTGACATAGGAGAACTACCGGTGCGGAAGACTGGTGCTGATGATTTCCTCAATGCTGACAATGATAAAAATGACTATGACTG GCTATTAACACCTCCTGGTActcctctttttccttcacttgagATGGAGTCGCAGAAGACGGTAATGAGTCAACTTGGAACTCCTAAAGCTCGTCCTACTGCATTGAAATCTAGA TTGGCAAATCCCCAAGCCGAGCCAACGTCAAGAAGCAACTTATCGTCTAGACAGCCAGCTTCCTCTCCTGTATTAAATAATTCAAGTTCAGGCCTCCGGAGACCATCATCTTCAGGTGGATCAAGGCCTTCAACTCCCACTGGACGACCGACTTTAAGCACAACATCTAAATCCACTTTGACCTCAGGGTCTAGACCCTCATCTACCGCAGCATCCAGACCAACGACATCCATTACAACCTCTAAAACAATGTCAACCACAACAGCATCTAGACAATCAAGGTCTGCAACACCTACTCCTCGTGCCACTTTGACTTCTGCTAAAGCCACAGCACCTCCAAGATCTTCAACGCCTACTGCAAGGTCTAGTGCAAGGTCCTCAACGCCAACTACCAGGGCGTCTATTCCTGGATCAAAGTCCGCATCAAGGACAGCAACTCCAACACGTCGGCCGCCTTCAATGACTAGTACAACTAATACAAATGCTCCACTGGTTAGATCTTCATCTGCCTCTTCAGCTAAGTCAGCTACAGGTTCAGCCAGAAATCCTTCAGCCTCACGTCCTAGTTCTCCCACTATAAAGCCCAGACCATGGAAGCCTTCAGATATGCCAGGATTCTCCCTTGATGCACCACCCAATTTAAGGACATCATTATCTGACAGACCAATTTCTGCTACAAGGGGTAGACCTGGAGCTCCAAGTGTTAGATCTTCATCTATTGAGACAGCTTCAAATGGAAGGATTAGACGACAATCATGCTCTCCATCAAGAGGACGTCCTCCTAATGGTGTTACGCATAGCAGTGGAAGCTCTGTACCTATCCCAGCTATGAGTCGATTGCATGCTAAAGCTAATGACAATGTAAGCCCTGTTATGGTTGGAAGTAAGATGGTTGAAAGGGTAGTAAATATGCGGAAGCTGGCTCCTCCAAAGCAGGATGACAAACAGTCTCCACGGAGTAACTTATCTACAAAGTCTTCATCACCTGACAGCTCAGGCTTTGGAAGAACATTTTCAAAGAAATCCCTGGATATGGCTATTAGGCATATG GATATAAGGCGAAGCATCCCAGGTAATCTGCGCCCTCTGATGACTAATATTCCAGCATCGTCTATGTACAGTGTGAGATCAGGGCCTAATAGAAGCAGGACAGTAAGTGTATCTGATTCTCCACTTGCTACGAGCAGTAACGCCAGTTCTGAAGCGAGTTTTAATAACAATGCCCTGTGCGTGGATGGGATTGAAGCTGATGATGATATTAACAGCGATAAAGGTGCTCGATCTCCTCCCAGTTTGCACGGAAGGTGA